The genomic region TAGTCAGTCGCGGGAGGTCATATTCTTCGTGACCGGCGCGGGTAAGCAGGAAGCCGTGGACAACTGGCGCCGCGGCGAGCCGATTCCGGCCAGCCTGATCAAGCCCAAGAACGGGGTGGATGTCTATATCTTCGGCGTTAACTTGTAACGGATATATGCCGTTTTTTTAGGAGCTCAAGGTCCACGAGAGAGCCTTCTTGCTCAAAAACGCTAAGTGTTCTGGATCACGATATTGGGGAACTTGCTGCTGTGGTCTTGACGCAGGTTGGCCAACTTGACTGCGGCACGGCGGGCAATGGACTTGTAGATGCCGGCAACCTGGCCTGCAGGGTCGGCAACTACTGTTGGCTTGCCGCTGTCAGTCTCTTCGCGGATGCGGATGTCCAGTGGCAGGCTGCCTAGCAGTTCTACATCATAGTCGGCGCACATCCGGGCTGCACCCCCGGAACCGAATATGTGCTCTTCATGTCCGCATTGCGAGCAGATATGCGTGCTCATGTTCTCGACAATGCCGAGAATGGGAATGCCGACCTTCTCGAACATTTTGAGCCCCTTGCGGGCATCCAGCAGGGCAATGTCCTGCGGCGTGGTGACAATGATGGCGCCGGTGACCGGTACTTTCTGCGCTAAGGTAAGCTGGATATCGCCGGTCCCCGGGGGTAGGTCGACTACCAGATAGTCCAGGTCTTTCCAGCGGGTGTCTCGCAATAATTGCTCCAGTGCGCCGACAACCATCGGGCCACGCCAGACCATGGGGGTGTCGATATCCACCAGGAAGCCGATGGACATGGCTTGCACGCCGTAGCGCTCTAACGGCTCCATGCTTTTGCCGTCGGCGCTTTCCGGCTTGCCCGAAATGCCCAGCATTTGCGGCTGGGAGGGGCCATAAATATCGGCATCGAGTATGCCGACGCGCGCGCCTTCTGCGGCCAGTGCCAGTGCCAGATTGACCGCCGTGGTGGACTTCCCGACCCCGCCTTTGCCGGAAGCGACGGCAATGATGTTCTTGACGTTCGGGATAAGCTGAACGCCTCGCTGTACTTCATGGGAGACAATGCGGCTGGTGACGCCGACTGTCACATTCTCTACTCCAGGCAAGGCTGCTAAAGCCTGTGTTACCAGATCCCTGATTTCTCCGAGGATACTGTTCGCGGGATAATCGAGTAAGATCTCGACCGAAACATGGCTGCCGGC from Methylobacillus flagellatus KT harbors:
- the apbC gene encoding iron-sulfur cluster carrier protein ApbC, whose protein sequence is MPLTESLVQDALRSVIDPNTGKDFISSKSARQITIAGSHVSVEILLDYPANSILGEIRDLVTQALAALPGVENVTVGVTSRIVSHEVQRGVQLIPNVKNIIAVASGKGGVGKSTTAVNLALALAAEGARVGILDADIYGPSQPQMLGISGKPESADGKSMEPLERYGVQAMSIGFLVDIDTPMVWRGPMVVGALEQLLRDTRWKDLDYLVVDLPPGTGDIQLTLAQKVPVTGAIIVTTPQDIALLDARKGLKMFEKVGIPILGIVENMSTHICSQCGHEEHIFGSGGAARMCADYDVELLGSLPLDIRIREETDSGKPTVVADPAGQVAGIYKSIARRAAVKLANLRQDHSSKFPNIVIQNT